The Litorilinea aerophila region GTGATCCAGGCGGTGGAGGTGGCCGCGCAAAACCACGTGTCCAAACTGGTTTTGACCACCGGTGGCCGCTCGGAACGCTTCGCCATGCAGCTCTTTCCCGACTTGCCCGAGGTGGCCTTCGTTCAGGTGAGCGTCTTTACTGGCGATGCGTTGAAGACCTGTGTGGCCCAGGGCGTGGCGGCGGCTGCCTTCGTGGGCATGATCGGCAAAATGATCAAGACGGCCCAGGGCCACATGACCACCCACGTGGCGGGGAACCAGGTGGACCTGGCTTTCCTGGCCCAGATCTGTCGGGACGTGGGCGCACCGCCCGGGCTGGCAGAGGCGGTGGAGCAGGCCAACACCGGGCGCCACTTCCTGGAGCTTTGCCAGGCCTGGCAGAACATGGCGCCGGTGGAGCGGGTGGTGGCCCTGGCCCTGGAACAGTGCACGGCCTTCGTTCAAAAACAGGGGGGCGATCTGGCGCTGGAGACCATTCTGGTGGACTTCGACGGCACGGTCCTGGCCCGTGCCCGCCATCACCGCCCACCCCGCCGGACGCCGGCCCGGGATGGAAGCACCCTGGTGCAGCGGCTGGCCGCCGATCCAGGCCACGCCTACGACGACGACAGCCCGCTGGAGGAGGAATCATGAAGCCGATCCTGGTGATCGGGCTGACCACGGCCGGGGCATCCAGCCTGCCGCCGAACCTGCTGGCCCAGATCCAGGCGGCGGACCTGCTGGTGGGCGGGCGCCGTCACCTGTCGTACTTTCCCCAGTTCCAGGGGGAAACCTTCCCCCTGGGCGCAGATATGGACGCGCTGCGGGTGCGCCTGGGTCAGGCCTGGGAGCAGGGCCAGCAGGTTGTCGTGTTGGCATCGGGCGATCCCCTCTGCTACGGCATTGGCAGCACCCTTCGCCGTTTTTTCCCACCCGAGATGTTGCGCTTCGTGCCCGCGCCGAGCGCGTTTCAGCTGGCCTTTGCCGCCCTGGGGGAGCCCTGGCACGACGCGACCCTGGTCAGTGCCCATGGCCGCCCCCTGGACCAGGTGGTGCAGGCAGTCCGGGCCGCGGCCAAGGTCGCCATCCTGACTGATCCGCACCATACGCCGGCGGCCATTGGCCGGGCGCTGCTGGAGGATGGCCTGGATCCGGAGACGGCGGTGGCCGTCTGCGAAAATCTGGGGGGCCCCACGGCCCACGTGGCGCGCATGAGCCTCTCCGGGTTGTGCGGGTATCAGGCCGCGCCCCTGAACGTGGTGGTGGTCTGGAATCCATGGGTCAGGGCTCCGGCTGGAGAGCATGGTGGGGTGAATCGACCTGTGGAAGGCCTGCCGCCAGGGCTGCCTGACAGCGCCTTCCGCACAGAGGGCGGCCAGATCACCAAGCGAGAGGTGCGGCTGCTGAGCCTGGCGGAACTGGCCCTGGGCCCGGGGGAGATCCTGTGGGACATCGGCGCGGGCAGCGGCGCCCTTGCCATCGAAGCGGCCCGGTCGCGCCCTACGGCCACCGTCTACGCGGTGGAGCGTCGGGAGATCCTCTTCCAGCACCTCCAGGAGAACCTGCGCCGCTTCCCTGCGCCGAACTTGCGGGCCTATCGGGGCAGTGCGCCTGAAGCCTGCACATCCTGGCCCGATCCCCACGCCGTCTTCATCGGCGGCAGCGGTGGCCGGCTAGCGGATCTGATCGCCCTGGCCCAGGCGCGGTTGCGGCCAGGCGGCCGGCTGGTCGTCAACCTGGTCACCCTGGATAGCCTGGCCATCGCCCTGACCCTTTTGCCCGCGGCCCAGCTGGTGCAACTTCAGGTCAGCCGGGCCGTGCCGATCCTGGAGACGCTGCGTTTTCAGGCCCTGAACCCAGTTTTCATCCTTACCTGGCGCCAGGGGAGGACCGCCGCCCCGGCCCCGCCTGCTGCCGGGCAGCCACCACAGACAACGGATGGACCGCCATGACGAACGATTCCCTGACGGCTGTGGGCCTGGGGCCCGGCGACCCGGAGCTGTTGACCTTAAAAGGGCTGCGGGCCATCCAGGCGGCGCAGCTCATCTTTGTGCCCCGAAGCCGCGGCCGGGGGCAAAGCCTGGCCCTGCAGGTGGCCAGCCCCCACATCGACCCGGCCCGGCAGACCGTGATTGAACTGCCCCTGCCCATGACCCGGGATGCGGAGGTGCTGGAGTCTGCCTGGCAGGCGGCGGCAGAGACCATCGCGGCCGCATTCCAGGAGCTGCGGGTCCAGGGGGTCGTCGACCGCCGGGGCGTCTATCTGCTGCTGGGGGATCCCCTGCTATACGGCACTTTTCCCTACATCCAGGCGGCGCTGCAGCGCCTCTGCCCGGCCATGGCCGTGGAGATTGTCCCCGGCGTGACCTCCTTCGCGGCCGCGGCGGCCCGGATCCAGCAGCCCCTGAGCGCCATGGCCGGACGGGTGGCCATCCTCCCGGCCAGCCATGAAACGGATGCAGCCGCCCTGAGGGAGATCCTGGCCGCCTTTGAGACCGTGATCTTGTTGAAGGTGGGACCGG contains the following coding sequences:
- a CDS encoding cobalt-precorrin-5B (C(1))-methyltransferase, which translates into the protein MSEYPVPPRNRTGQRTGYTTGSNAAAAAKAATIALLTGRWPDEVTITLPIGETATMTPVECRRTDEEAYCCMVKDAGDDPDVTHGALICARVRVVETPGIHLKGGPGVGRVTLPGLGLEVGGPAINPVPRQQICANVRDGVEAAGWSPTFLERQGLEVEISVPAGEELARRTLNPRLGIVGGISILGTTGKVYPYSTAAWRASVIQAVEVAAQNHVSKLVLTTGGRSERFAMQLFPDLPEVAFVQVSVFTGDALKTCVAQGVAAAAFVGMIGKMIKTAQGHMTTHVAGNQVDLAFLAQICRDVGAPPGLAEAVEQANTGRHFLELCQAWQNMAPVERVVALALEQCTAFVQKQGGDLALETILVDFDGTVLARARHHRPPRRTPARDGSTLVQRLAADPGHAYDDDSPLEEES
- the cbiE gene encoding precorrin-6y C5,15-methyltransferase (decarboxylating) subunit CbiE, producing MKPILVIGLTTAGASSLPPNLLAQIQAADLLVGGRRHLSYFPQFQGETFPLGADMDALRVRLGQAWEQGQQVVVLASGDPLCYGIGSTLRRFFPPEMLRFVPAPSAFQLAFAALGEPWHDATLVSAHGRPLDQVVQAVRAAAKVAILTDPHHTPAAIGRALLEDGLDPETAVAVCENLGGPTAHVARMSLSGLCGYQAAPLNVVVVWNPWVRAPAGEHGGVNRPVEGLPPGLPDSAFRTEGGQITKREVRLLSLAELALGPGEILWDIGAGSGALAIEAARSRPTATVYAVERREILFQHLQENLRRFPAPNLRAYRGSAPEACTSWPDPHAVFIGGSGGRLADLIALAQARLRPGGRLVVNLVTLDSLAIALTLLPAAQLVQLQVSRAVPILETLRFQALNPVFILTWRQGRTAAPAPPAAGQPPQTTDGPP
- the cobI gene encoding precorrin-2 C(20)-methyltransferase codes for the protein MTNDSLTAVGLGPGDPELLTLKGLRAIQAAQLIFVPRSRGRGQSLALQVASPHIDPARQTVIELPLPMTRDAEVLESAWQAAAETIAAAFQELRVQGVVDRRGVYLLLGDPLLYGTFPYIQAALQRLCPAMAVEIVPGVTSFAAAAARIQQPLSAMAGRVAILPASHETDAAALREILAAFETVILLKVGPVLPQMVQLLEALGRLTDAVYVERVGMPDERVVLDLRQLPPQPTSYFSLILVTRKQ